From one Butyricimonas faecihominis genomic stretch:
- a CDS encoding Fic family protein produces MNKGIIYIDYDEALNIYGKMIDASDGGFEGVRDEGGIRATLDFVQNDLYYPTFADKLTYLMYRFCSGHFFNDGNKRIALTLSAYFLHKNNYYWHACICMRTLESIIYHVAASNIDQDLLLRIVNSFLTSKDYDEELKIDIANAMSKGELGIQGEDYE; encoded by the coding sequence ATGAATAAGGGAATTATTTACATAGATTACGATGAAGCCCTAAACATCTATGGCAAAATGATTGATGCCAGTGATGGTGGCTTTGAAGGAGTGCGTGATGAAGGCGGTATTCGTGCTACATTGGATTTTGTGCAAAACGATTTATACTATCCTACCTTTGCCGACAAACTGACCTATTTGATGTATAGATTTTGTTCCGGGCACTTCTTCAATGATGGGAACAAGCGTATTGCACTGACTTTGAGTGCGTACTTCTTACACAAAAATAATTACTATTGGCACGCTTGTATCTGTATGCGTACATTGGAATCTATCATTTATCACGTGGCAGCATCGAACATCGACCAAGATTTGCTGCTACGCATCGTCAATAGCTTTTTGACCAGTAAAGATTATGACGAAGAACTGAAAATAGATATTGCCAATGCCATGAGCAAAGGAGAATTAGGAATACAAGGCGAAGATTACGAATAA
- a CDS encoding class I SAM-dependent DNA methyltransferase — translation MAVNNIIKRIQNIMRQDAGINGDAQRIEQMTWMFFLKVYDTQEETWEYKDENYKSIIPEDLRWRKWAVDEKDGEALTGEALLSFVNEKLFPTLKNLPIDANTPRAKSIVQETFADLNQYMKNGTLLRQVVNIVNEIEFDDADDRHTFGDIYEGILKDLQSAGNAGEFYTPRALTDFIVMMLDPKLGETFGDFTSGTGGFLTSALNYMSKSVSSAEDGEKLQNAVVGQEWKPLPYLLSITNLLLHDIEAPNIANCDSLGTNITDFKESDKVDVIGMNPPYGGSTEDSVKSNFPVQYRSSETADLFIALIMYRLKASGRCGVIIPDGFLFGTDGAKFALKENLLRKFNLHTIIRLPGSIFSPYTSIATNILFFNNEEAEGCEEGFKTKETWFYRLDMPEGYKHFSKTKPMKVEHTLPIQEWWKDRKEIINDEVGEKSRVFTAQQLIDLDCNFDQCKFPKEEEEILPPAELLKQYFEKRAALDHEIDKTLSEIQKILGIDIKSCN, via the coding sequence ATGGCAGTAAACAACATCATAAAGCGAATCCAAAATATAATGCGCCAAGACGCTGGTATCAATGGTGACGCACAGAGAATTGAACAAATGACTTGGATGTTTTTCTTGAAAGTCTATGACACTCAGGAAGAAACTTGGGAATACAAAGATGAAAACTACAAGTCTATCATCCCCGAAGATTTGCGTTGGCGTAAATGGGCAGTAGACGAAAAAGACGGTGAAGCATTAACAGGAGAAGCATTGCTCTCTTTTGTCAATGAAAAACTGTTCCCTACTTTAAAGAATCTTCCGATAGACGCCAATACACCAAGAGCCAAAAGCATTGTTCAAGAAACATTTGCTGACTTAAACCAGTATATGAAGAATGGAACGCTTTTGCGTCAAGTGGTCAACATCGTAAATGAAATCGAATTTGACGATGCTGATGACCGCCACACATTTGGAGATATTTATGAGGGAATCTTGAAAGACTTGCAATCAGCAGGCAATGCAGGTGAGTTCTATACTCCACGTGCTTTGACAGACTTTATCGTGATGATGCTTGACCCGAAATTGGGCGAGACCTTTGGTGACTTCACCAGTGGTACAGGCGGCTTCCTTACCTCTGCTCTCAATTATATGAGTAAGAGCGTCAGTTCTGCCGAAGATGGAGAAAAACTGCAAAATGCAGTCGTGGGACAAGAATGGAAACCGCTACCTTATCTTTTGAGTATAACAAATCTGTTACTCCATGATATTGAAGCTCCCAATATAGCTAACTGTGATTCGCTTGGAACAAATATCACTGATTTCAAGGAAAGCGATAAAGTGGATGTTATCGGTATGAATCCTCCGTATGGTGGTAGCACAGAAGATAGTGTAAAAAGCAATTTTCCGGTGCAGTACCGTTCAAGTGAAACAGCGGATTTGTTTATAGCCCTTATCATGTACCGCCTCAAAGCTAGTGGTAGATGCGGTGTGATTATCCCAGATGGTTTCTTGTTTGGTACGGATGGAGCAAAATTTGCACTTAAAGAAAATTTACTCCGCAAGTTCAATCTGCATACCATCATCCGTTTACCGGGTTCGATATTCTCCCCATATACCTCTATTGCAACCAACATTCTTTTCTTTAATAATGAAGAAGCAGAGGGCTGCGAAGAAGGATTCAAGACCAAAGAGACATGGTTCTATCGCTTGGATATGCCGGAAGGCTACAAGCACTTCTCAAAGACCAAACCAATGAAGGTGGAGCATACCCTACCTATTCAGGAATGGTGGAAAGACAGGAAAGAAATTATCAATGATGAAGTGGGAGAAAAGAGCCGTGTGTTCACTGCCCAACAGTTGATTGATTTGGATTGCAACTTCGACCAGTGCAAGTTCCCGAAAGAGGAAGAAGAAATACTCCCTCCGGCAGAACTGCTCAAACAGTATTTTGAGAAACGTGCTGCACTCGACCATGAAATAGACAAAACCCTTTCTGAGATTCAAAAAATTCTCGGCATAGACATAAAATCGTGTAACTGA
- the hsdR gene encoding EcoAI/FtnUII family type I restriction enzme subunit R produces MEVNKKELKEQEIRTLFITPALNQKGWAVGVNMREEYYFTDGRVLVIGNQHSVAEGKKADYLLYHKGKPIAVVEAKDNKHAVGGGIQQAMSYAEILDLKFAYSSNGNAFLEHDFITGKETEIKLEDFPTEEELYSRYLASKNYTSVELNIIETPFYYDAHSHDPRYYQRIAVDRTVEAIARGQQRVLVVMATGTGKTFTAFQIIHRLHKSGAKKKILYLADRNILIDQTMVQDFKPFKKFMTKITSVGEGKEKIDSSYEVYMALYHQLVGKEGKPDPFLEVQPNFFDLIIVDECHRGSAKDDSAWRKVLEYFSSATQIGMTATPKADEGANNLDYFGEPVYTYSLLQGIQDGFLAPYRVTADFINVDLQGWTPEEGEIDLLGKEIEQKLYQRQNIGRDLAIKLRRKVVAHRITQMLYDIGRMTKTIVFCSDIEEAAEMRTLLINMNSDLCKKSPYYVTRIVGEDKEGKKQLDNFISVDEPYPVIVTTSELLSTGVDCKTCGLIVIDKEIGSMTEFKQIIGRGTRLRKDKGKWHLEILDFRNATAKFKDPAFDGNPEPPKGGGKKPKPYKIIDAPETPIVSEHREKYLISGKNIRIAHEIVSVLGEDGKTMRTESVQSFAKKQLLRHYQTLDDFIQTWTEAERKQAIMDELKEYAILIDAVREANPALKDADIFDVICHVAFDQPPLTRKERANNVKKRNYFGKYEGKAREVLEALLDKYAENGILDFEKANILEIPPFNSIGKPTKIIKLFGGKVAFEQAIRELEYQIYKSA; encoded by the coding sequence ATGGAAGTAAACAAGAAAGAACTTAAAGAACAAGAGATACGCACTCTGTTCATTACTCCTGCACTCAATCAAAAAGGATGGGCTGTAGGCGTCAATATGCGTGAAGAGTATTATTTTACGGATGGTCGAGTACTTGTTATTGGCAACCAACATTCTGTGGCGGAGGGTAAAAAAGCCGATTATTTACTATATCATAAAGGTAAGCCCATCGCTGTAGTTGAAGCTAAAGACAATAAGCACGCAGTTGGAGGCGGTATTCAACAGGCTATGAGCTATGCCGAAATCCTTGACCTGAAATTTGCGTATTCCAGTAATGGTAATGCTTTCTTGGAACATGACTTTATCACGGGAAAAGAAACCGAAATCAAGTTAGAGGATTTTCCGACAGAGGAAGAACTATACAGTCGTTATCTTGCATCTAAGAATTACACATCAGTTGAACTTAACATAATAGAAACACCTTTCTATTATGATGCACATAGCCATGACCCACGATATTACCAACGCATAGCAGTTGATCGCACAGTAGAAGCTATCGCAAGAGGGCAACAACGTGTACTTGTGGTAATGGCTACCGGTACTGGTAAGACTTTTACTGCTTTCCAGATTATCCATCGTCTTCATAAAAGTGGGGCTAAGAAAAAGATTCTTTATCTTGCAGACCGCAATATCCTCATTGACCAAACAATGGTGCAAGACTTCAAGCCTTTCAAGAAGTTTATGACCAAGATAACTTCTGTTGGAGAGGGGAAGGAAAAAATTGATTCGTCATACGAAGTGTATATGGCTTTATACCACCAATTGGTCGGGAAAGAGGGTAAACCAGACCCATTCTTGGAGGTGCAGCCAAATTTCTTTGACTTAATTATTGTCGATGAGTGTCATAGAGGAAGTGCAAAAGACGATTCCGCATGGCGCAAGGTATTGGAATATTTTAGTTCGGCTACCCAAATTGGTATGACAGCCACACCGAAAGCAGACGAAGGAGCGAACAACTTGGATTATTTCGGTGAACCAGTATATACCTATTCACTTCTTCAAGGCATTCAAGATGGTTTCTTAGCTCCATACAGGGTTACAGCAGACTTTATCAATGTTGATTTACAAGGATGGACTCCAGAAGAAGGTGAAATAGATTTATTGGGCAAGGAGATTGAACAGAAACTATATCAAAGACAGAATATAGGTCGTGATCTTGCCATCAAGTTAAGGCGTAAAGTAGTAGCGCATAGGATAACCCAAATGTTATATGACATTGGTCGTATGACAAAGACAATCGTATTCTGTTCTGATATTGAGGAAGCTGCCGAAATGCGGACGCTGCTTATCAATATGAATAGCGATTTATGTAAAAAGTCACCTTACTATGTTACACGTATTGTTGGTGAGGATAAAGAAGGTAAGAAACAACTGGACAATTTCATTAGTGTAGATGAGCCTTATCCTGTAATTGTTACCACATCTGAACTTTTATCCACAGGAGTGGACTGCAAAACTTGTGGTTTAATCGTCATAGACAAAGAAATTGGTTCCATGACTGAATTTAAGCAAATCATTGGACGAGGTACACGACTTAGAAAAGACAAGGGCAAATGGCATTTGGAAATCCTTGATTTCCGCAATGCTACCGCAAAATTCAAAGATCCAGCATTTGATGGCAACCCGGAACCACCCAAAGGAGGAGGGAAAAAGCCAAAGCCTTACAAAATCATTGATGCTCCAGAAACTCCAATAGTATCTGAGCATCGTGAGAAATATCTTATCAGCGGTAAGAATATTCGCATTGCCCATGAAATCGTTTCAGTGTTAGGAGAAGATGGTAAGACGATGAGAACGGAAAGTGTTCAGTCGTTTGCTAAAAAGCAATTATTACGCCATTACCAAACTTTGGATGATTTTATCCAAACGTGGACGGAGGCAGAACGCAAACAGGCCATTATGGATGAATTGAAGGAATATGCTATTCTGATAGATGCTGTACGTGAAGCTAATCCGGCATTGAAGGATGCCGACATCTTTGATGTGATATGCCACGTTGCGTTTGACCAACCGCCATTAACAAGGAAAGAGAGAGCAAACAATGTAAAGAAGCGTAATTACTTCGGGAAGTACGAAGGTAAAGCTCGTGAAGTATTGGAGGCTCTTCTTGACAAATATGCAGAGAATGGTATTCTCGACTTTGAAAAGGCGAACATCTTGGAGATACCGCCATTCAATAGCATAGGGAAACCAACAAAAATCATAAAGTTATTTGGCGGTAAGGTTGCTTTTGAGCAAGCCATCAGAGAACTAGAATATCAAATTTATAAATCAGCTTAA
- a CDS encoding helix-turn-helix transcriptional regulator: protein MANLNRLKVVLAEQQKTGKWLAEQIGKSNCTVSKWCSNSVQPDLKTLNDIANVLNIDVKDLLVSSCKS, encoded by the coding sequence ATGGCTAATTTAAACAGATTAAAAGTGGTACTTGCAGAGCAACAGAAAACAGGAAAATGGCTTGCAGAGCAAATTGGGAAGTCCAACTGTACTGTAAGTAAATGGTGCAGCAATTCGGTTCAGCCAGACCTTAAAACGCTTAATGATATAGCCAATGTTCTTAATATTGACGTGAAAGACTTGCTTGTCAGCAGTTGCAAATCATAA
- a CDS encoding response regulator, protein MENNEIKGNVSEGRTVLVAEDVESNFLLLKAIIGKMYNLLHAWNGKEAVEIYEQFQPDFILMDIKMPEMDGLEATRIIRKVSQEIPIIALTAFAFDDDRVKALEAGCNDYLTKPLSAPLLKETIAKYLV, encoded by the coding sequence ATGGAAAATAATGAAATTAAAGGAAATGTTAGTGAGGGAAGAACCGTTTTAGTGGCAGAAGATGTTGAGAGTAATTTTCTGCTATTAAAAGCAATTATCGGAAAAATGTATAATTTACTTCACGCTTGGAATGGAAAGGAAGCTGTTGAGATATATGAACAATTCCAACCGGATTTTATTCTTATGGATATTAAAATGCCAGAAATGGACGGGCTAGAGGCAACTCGAATTATTCGTAAAGTTTCTCAAGAAATTCCGATTATAGCTTTAACAGCGTTTGCTTTTGATGACGATCGGGTAAAAGCGTTAGAGGCTGGTTGTAATGATTATTTGACCAAGCCGTTGTCAGCTCCTTTATTAAAGGAAACGATTGCCAAGTATCTGGTTTGA
- a CDS encoding DUF5684 domain-containing protein, whose protein sequence is MLVSIIYLLIVVLLLVSMWKVYEKAGRQGWEGIIPIYNLYVMLQIINRPWWWLLIMIFVPIANIIFSIIALKEFLEKFGKGIGFTIATIFFPFITFPMLAFGDDQFKNE, encoded by the coding sequence ATGTTAGTATCTATCATTTACTTGCTTATTGTCGTATTATTACTTGTTTCAATGTGGAAAGTGTACGAAAAAGCAGGAAGACAAGGCTGGGAAGGCATTATCCCTATTTACAATCTTTACGTAATGCTCCAAATCATTAACAGACCGTGGTGGTGGCTATTGATTATGATCTTTGTTCCCATTGCGAACATCATCTTCTCGATCATTGCTTTAAAAGAGTTTTTAGAGAAATTTGGAAAAGGCATCGGATTCACCATTGCAACTATTTTCTTCCCCTTTATCACCTTCCCGATGTTAGCATTCGGAGATGACCAATTCAAGAATGAATAA
- the dacB gene encoding D-alanyl-D-alanine carboxypeptidase/D-alanyl-D-alanine-endopeptidase — MMKSGWLFLCMLISVTSALGQTRTGERNLWGRDEVKHAAIGVCVKNVETGQVVYEHNPGMALRPASVVKLFSSALALKREGDSLTYTTEVFYTGEIDEGKLSGNIVIQAGGDPTLDSKYFPKTCFMDSLVSKVVNLGIKRIHGNIIIETEGEPARIPGSWPWEDVANYYGALYHSFNYRDNTYTINLKSGKPGTQTKIVSVEPSVPGVKLRNEVMASAKNANDAWIYGGPETATLLIQGTIPANRSSFAVKGAMHHPDACFRAELEKRLKGKGITLDKQKIEDGERHALFTLVSPFLKDIVYYTNKNSINLFAEALGELISPTDYARTVKAELSGMGIDSCGITLKDASGLSPANAVPAEVFTDLLIWAKGHLSDVFVASLPQGNVDWGLRIYSDHPILRGNILAKTGSMSGVRALAGYLKTQRGETLAFTILVNNYVGDPVKVQEIIRDLLKEFADK; from the coding sequence ATGATGAAATCCGGTTGGCTGTTTCTTTGCATGCTGATTTCAGTGACCTCTGCGTTAGGGCAGACTCGAACAGGAGAACGAAATTTGTGGGGAAGGGATGAAGTGAAACATGCAGCGATAGGGGTTTGCGTGAAGAACGTGGAAACGGGACAGGTTGTGTACGAGCATAATCCGGGAATGGCATTACGTCCGGCCTCCGTGGTTAAATTGTTTTCTTCTGCATTAGCATTAAAACGGGAAGGAGATTCTTTAACTTACACAACAGAGGTTTTTTATACAGGGGAGATTGATGAAGGGAAACTCTCTGGAAATATTGTTATACAGGCGGGAGGTGATCCGACATTAGATTCAAAATATTTTCCAAAAACGTGCTTTATGGATAGTCTTGTTTCTAAAGTTGTGAACTTGGGGATTAAACGAATTCATGGAAATATTATTATAGAGACAGAAGGTGAACCAGCCCGTATTCCGGGGTCTTGGCCGTGGGAAGACGTGGCAAATTATTACGGGGCTCTTTATCATTCATTTAATTACCGGGATAATACGTACACGATAAACTTGAAATCCGGAAAACCGGGCACTCAAACCAAGATCGTGTCTGTTGAGCCTTCTGTTCCGGGAGTAAAATTACGGAACGAAGTGATGGCTTCTGCCAAGAATGCGAATGATGCGTGGATATACGGGGGGCCAGAGACTGCGACGTTATTAATTCAGGGGACTATTCCAGCCAATCGTTCTTCTTTTGCGGTGAAGGGAGCTATGCATCACCCGGATGCTTGTTTTAGGGCAGAACTGGAAAAGCGATTGAAGGGGAAAGGTATCACGTTGGATAAACAAAAGATAGAAGACGGAGAGCGTCACGCTTTGTTTACGTTAGTCTCTCCTTTTTTAAAAGATATTGTTTATTATACCAATAAGAATAGTATCAATCTTTTTGCCGAGGCTTTGGGCGAATTAATCAGTCCGACAGATTACGCGAGAACAGTGAAGGCAGAATTAAGTGGTATGGGAATAGATTCATGTGGAATTACGTTGAAAGATGCCAGTGGTTTATCGCCAGCGAATGCCGTTCCGGCGGAAGTATTCACGGATTTATTGATTTGGGCAAAGGGACATTTAAGTGATGTTTTTGTTGCCTCCTTACCACAAGGAAATGTGGATTGGGGATTACGAATTTATTCTGATCATCCAATTTTACGGGGGAATATTCTTGCCAAAACGGGGTCTATGTCCGGGGTTCGGGCGCTTGCCGGGTATTTGAAAACTCAACGAGGAGAAACGTTAGCTTTTACGATTCTTGTGAATAATTACGTGGGTGATCCCGTGAAGGTGCAGGAGATCATTAGGGATTTATTGAAAGAGTTTGCAGATAAATGA
- the xseB gene encoding exodeoxyribonuclease VII small subunit, whose product MEEKLTYKSAMEEIESLVKLLEENKLDVDELSEKVKRMAVLVEFCKGKLHRTEEDVNNVLKSITE is encoded by the coding sequence ATGGAAGAAAAATTGACATATAAATCCGCTATGGAGGAGATTGAAAGCTTGGTGAAGTTGTTGGAAGAAAATAAGTTGGATGTGGATGAGCTGAGCGAGAAAGTGAAGCGTATGGCGGTGCTTGTTGAGTTTTGTAAGGGTAAATTACACCGGACGGAAGAGGATGTAAATAACGTGTTGAAATCAATTACCGAATGA
- the xseA gene encoding exodeoxyribonuclease VII large subunit, producing the protein MEAIGLYQLNSLVKRELKNRFPDSFLVIAEIADVKENRSGHCYLELVEKREEDDAVIATARATIWAFTYRMLRPYFETTTGKSLQKGIKVLVRAEIVFHELYGYSLNIKDIDPTFTVGDLERKRKEIIDRLTQEGVIDMNRELEFPMLPKTVAIISSPTAAGYGDFVDQLHRNVYGYAFHTKLFPAVMQGEKTTESIIAALERIYEYESLFDVVVIIRGGGSQTDLGSFDSYELAANVAQFPIPILAGIGHERDETIVDRVAYRSVKTPTAAAAFLIECFNEVDSVLEDAKETLVRETRRILQEEKTRQVVRITEFKQFTRLFLEGQANNLTLSSRRVEHASRLFVQERINGLEQLKMKVEGKVGTLFERQRNRLDDIQKTMVRKTTELFTANRYFLELAETKMKYVDPKNILEKGFSITRINGKAVRETDRVKKGDVLETELFKGVIRSEIKDIETNI; encoded by the coding sequence ATGGAGGCTATTGGATTATACCAATTGAATAGTTTGGTGAAACGGGAGTTAAAGAATCGTTTTCCGGATAGTTTTTTGGTTATAGCCGAGATTGCTGATGTGAAAGAAAATCGGTCCGGACATTGTTATCTGGAGTTGGTGGAGAAGAGGGAGGAAGATGATGCGGTGATAGCCACGGCTCGGGCTACGATATGGGCTTTTACCTATCGGATGCTAAGACCTTATTTTGAAACAACCACGGGAAAATCTTTACAAAAAGGGATCAAGGTACTGGTTCGTGCCGAGATTGTCTTTCATGAGTTGTACGGGTATTCTTTAAATATAAAAGATATTGATCCGACTTTCACGGTTGGAGATCTGGAGCGGAAACGTAAAGAAATTATTGATCGATTGACGCAAGAGGGGGTAATTGATATGAATCGGGAATTGGAGTTTCCGATGTTACCGAAGACGGTGGCTATTATATCTTCCCCTACGGCTGCCGGGTATGGTGATTTCGTGGATCAGTTACATCGTAATGTTTACGGGTATGCTTTTCATACCAAGTTGTTTCCTGCCGTTATGCAGGGGGAGAAAACAACAGAATCTATTATTGCTGCCTTGGAAAGAATTTACGAGTATGAATCACTTTTTGATGTGGTGGTGATTATTCGAGGGGGTGGTTCACAAACGGATTTGGGTAGTTTTGATTCCTACGAGCTGGCTGCTAACGTGGCGCAGTTTCCTATTCCTATTCTTGCAGGTATCGGACATGAACGGGATGAAACGATCGTGGACCGGGTGGCTTATCGGAGTGTGAAGACCCCAACGGCAGCGGCGGCTTTTCTGATTGAGTGCTTTAACGAGGTGGATAGTGTATTGGAGGACGCTAAGGAAACCTTGGTGAGAGAAACCAGAAGAATTTTGCAAGAAGAAAAAACTCGTCAGGTAGTACGAATTACGGAGTTCAAGCAATTTACCCGTCTTTTTTTAGAGGGGCAGGCAAATAATTTGACCTTGTCGTCCCGGAGAGTAGAACACGCCTCAAGGCTTTTTGTACAGGAGCGAATCAATGGATTGGAGCAATTGAAGATGAAGGTAGAAGGGAAGGTTGGAACCTTGTTTGAGCGTCAGAGGAATCGTTTGGACGATATACAAAAGACAATGGTACGTAAAACAACAGAATTGTTTACGGCTAATCGTTATTTTCTGGAGTTGGCAGAAACGAAAATGAAGTATGTTGATCCGAAAAACATACTGGAAAAAGGATTCTCGATTACTCGCATCAACGGAAAGGCGGTTCGGGAGACGGATCGTGTGAAGAAAGGGGATGTGCTTGAAACAGAATTGTTCAAGGGAGTTATTCGAAGTGAAATAAAAGATATTGAGACAAACATCTAA
- the yihA gene encoding ribosome biogenesis GTP-binding protein YihA/YsxC has product MEIKSANFVISNTDVKKCPDPDRHEYAFIGRSNVGKSSLINMLTNHSKLAKTSGSPGKTQLINHFLINDEWYLVDLPGYGYARTSKSQRGQFSSMIKNYILKRENMVCLFVLIDSRHDPLKIDLDFMEWLGENGVPFVMVFTKADKLTTTERMNCIAKYQEKMKDTWESMPMAFITSAETKLGRVELLSYISELNRLELE; this is encoded by the coding sequence ATGGAAATTAAGAGTGCCAATTTTGTGATAAGTAACACGGATGTGAAGAAGTGTCCGGATCCGGATAGACACGAATATGCGTTTATCGGGAGATCGAACGTGGGGAAATCTTCGTTAATTAACATGTTAACGAACCACAGTAAACTGGCCAAGACATCCGGCAGTCCGGGAAAGACACAATTAATCAATCATTTTTTGATTAATGATGAATGGTATCTGGTGGATTTACCCGGATACGGCTATGCCAGAACATCTAAATCTCAGCGAGGACAATTCAGTTCCATGATAAAGAATTATATTTTAAAACGGGAGAATATGGTATGTCTTTTCGTGTTGATTGACAGCCGGCACGATCCGTTGAAGATTGATCTCGATTTCATGGAGTGGCTGGGAGAGAATGGGGTGCCTTTTGTTATGGTCTTCACGAAGGCCGATAAGTTGACGACCACGGAACGAATGAATTGTATTGCCAAATATCAGGAAAAGATGAAAGATACATGGGAAAGTATGCCCATGGCGTTTATTACTTCTGCTGAAACAAAATTGGGACGGGTGGAGTTGTTGTCTTATATTTCTGAGTTGAATAGATTAGAACTGGAATAA
- a CDS encoding DEAD/DEAH box helicase, translating into MEKFRELGLDGEILKGIADLGFETPSPVQEKAIPVILGEENDLVVLAQTGTGKTAAFGLPLLQKINPEWNSVQILVLSPTRELCMQIGSDLKKYSKYLPDIRVTCVYGGTDIRRQMKELQKGVHVVVATPGRLVDLLNRKALNIETVFAVVLDEADEMLNMGFQEDLDFILSNTPKDKNTYLFSATMPKEVERIARNYLVNQKEISVGKKNQGADTVSHQYYMVRAKDCYETLRRIVDCAPSMYAIIFTRTKNDAQDIAKHLQRDGIDCDALHGDLSQAQRDNVMNAFRAKRLKVLVATDVAARGLDVDCLTHVINYNLPEDVESYTHRSGRTGRAGKEGISIAIIHSKEKGKLRRIEGILKKKFEYKQVPVGEEICRAQLAFYADKILASEDQEDMDLYAPDVYEKFAELTKEELIQHLVSYEFGKLLKKYKNTADLNISEDDRGGRSERGERGDRGDRRDRRGRGEETVYSTFMLNVGREDGLTPRDLMGLINKYSRRRGIGVGGIRIFDTDTKFEIDEESASDFAVDFSKVLFNGIPLEIKAIPTRDNGRRRDDRSRGEFSGRRERRDRDKRDSRGGGRREEKSGGKRRGRPGSDPKKPRNFNRSSSRG; encoded by the coding sequence ATGGAAAAATTTAGAGAATTAGGATTAGACGGGGAAATTCTTAAAGGAATTGCAGATTTAGGGTTTGAAACACCGAGTCCGGTACAAGAGAAGGCCATCCCTGTTATTTTGGGCGAAGAAAATGATTTGGTTGTGTTAGCCCAGACCGGGACGGGAAAAACAGCGGCTTTCGGATTGCCGTTATTACAGAAAATTAATCCGGAGTGGAATAGTGTACAGATATTGGTTCTGAGTCCCACGCGTGAGTTGTGTATGCAAATCGGGAGTGACTTGAAAAAATATTCAAAGTATCTTCCGGATATTCGTGTGACCTGTGTGTACGGGGGGACGGATATTAGAAGGCAAATGAAAGAATTACAGAAGGGGGTACACGTGGTTGTGGCTACTCCGGGACGTTTGGTTGACTTGTTGAACCGGAAGGCATTGAATATCGAGACCGTGTTTGCTGTCGTGCTGGATGAGGCCGACGAGATGTTGAACATGGGATTCCAAGAAGATCTGGACTTTATCTTGAGTAACACGCCTAAGGATAAAAATACATATTTGTTTTCGGCGACAATGCCGAAAGAGGTAGAGCGGATTGCCCGGAATTATCTGGTGAACCAGAAGGAGATTTCCGTGGGTAAGAAGAATCAGGGTGCAGACACGGTGTCTCACCAATATTATATGGTTCGTGCGAAAGATTGTTACGAGACGTTACGTCGAATCGTGGATTGCGCTCCCAGTATGTACGCTATTATTTTTACCCGCACGAAAAATGATGCGCAGGATATAGCGAAACATTTGCAGCGTGATGGAATTGATTGCGATGCATTACATGGGGATCTGAGCCAAGCGCAGCGGGATAACGTGATGAACGCTTTCCGGGCGAAACGGCTGAAAGTGTTGGTGGCAACCGATGTGGCAGCTCGTGGGTTGGATGTGGATTGCCTGACACACGTGATCAATTACAATTTGCCGGAAGACGTGGAGAGTTACACGCATCGTAGCGGTAGAACGGGACGTGCCGGAAAGGAAGGAATCTCTATTGCGATTATTCACTCGAAAGAGAAAGGGAAATTGCGTCGGATTGAAGGTATCTTGAAAAAGAAGTTCGAGTACAAGCAAGTTCCGGTAGGGGAAGAGATTTGTCGGGCTCAGTTGGCATTCTATGCAGATAAGATTTTAGCATCGGAGGATCAAGAGGATATGGATCTGTATGCTCCGGATGTGTACGAAAAGTTCGCAGAGCTGACGAAAGAAGAGTTGATCCAACATTTGGTTTCCTATGAGTTCGGTAAGTTACTGAAGAAGTATAAGAATACGGCTGATTTGAATATTAGCGAGGATGACCGTGGAGGTCGTTCAGAGCGAGGTGAACGTGGAGATCGGGGAGATCGACGTGACCGTCGGGGACGTGGAGAAGAGACTGTGTACAGCACGTTTATGCTGAATGTCGGTCGGGAAGACGGGTTGACACCTCGTGATTTGATGGGCTTGATTAATAAATATTCTCGTCGTCGGGGGATTGGTGTCGGAGGTATTCGTATTTTTGATACAGATACTAAATTCGAGATTGACGAGGAGAGTGCATCTGATTTCGCCGTAGATTTCAGCAAGGTTCTTTTTAATGGTATTCCATTGGAGATAAAGGCTATCCCGACTCGGGACAATGGACGTCGTCGGGATGACCGGAGTCGAGGCGAGTTTTCCGGAAGACGGGAACGTCGAGATCGGGACAAACGAGATAGCCGAGGTGGCGGACGTCGGGAAGAAAAGAGTGGTGGAAAGAGAAGAGGAAGACCGGGAAGTGATCCGAAAAAGCCGAGAAATTTCAATAGATCGTCTTCTCGCGGCTAG